TCGTACAATTATTTCATTAAGTGTTCATATTAAATTGCACTCCTATATTCAAAATTAAAGAGTTTCAGTAAGTACAAGATTTAAGTAAAATCATAGATGGataaaacaatttaaacatgacaattacatatatatcctttaattaaaaattaactgAAAAAGATTGttacaaaacaaaattagagCAACGTAAGTACTGAATTGCacaattttcatttattatgtTTAAGTTTTAACCATGTGCAAAGGCGTGGATACACAATTACTAAGGTTCAAAATACACCTCAATATCTCCATAAAAACATTAGATTTGGACATGGAAAATTACAATTTCACACCCATTATCAAAGAGGTTAGAATCTAGCTCCCACGATACGTGGAAAACGAGAATGGAGAAAGCAGCAATGGAACATGAAAGTGCTCCCATTTCTGATATTCCTTCACTTCAAACACTATTCCAACATAAGGGAAAAACCCCTCAGGATTGTACTTCCCCGTGTCGAAACTAATCCGATATATCCCGGGGCTGAGAGCATCCACCATGCTTATCAACTGACCGCTCCGCCCGTCTCTGTCTGTACTTGACACACCCTCGAGTTTCCAAAGCCCCGAATCCGCCTTGCCAAACAATGGCCGTGATTGCTTGTCTGCCCAAATCTCCAGACGCACATCAACGCCAGAAGCTGGGGCACCACGAGCAATATCAAGGATGTGGGTTGTGATTGGTGGACGTGTTCTAGTGAATGCTCTCGGGGGCTCGGCTGCAGGAGTCTCCTTTGCAGTGGACAAATGGCCTCCAATCACACTTATGCGATCTTCTACAGTTACGAAGAGAGCATCAGATCACCATAACTTAAAATCTTAAAACAGAGTACACAAATCTTGTGTTAGAAATCTATATAACATATGAAGAATTTACAACAGATGCATATTCATGTATGCAGACATATAGGCAACAACAATTTTCAATGTATGCATTCAATTTTCTTACATATATAATCTTTTTTTCTGTTTGTAttacctctctctctcacacacacacacacacacacagaatttatgttTCCTCCTTTTTAACCATTTATTGTGTTTCATCTATTAGATAATAATGTGTACAAGTCACAGGATAACTATCTCAAAACATGAGAAAAAATAAGATGTAAGGAGAGTGTTTATAATCCTTTATCAACTttctttaaaataattaagagaTAAACTACATTGGTGGTATTTTGGGAACAATTTACTACCGCAACCTGCGCACTACAATGGCACTTCCAAGTGGAGAGAAAGCAACTTCTAGTCGATTTAAAGTTCTTCCCTTTCCAGAAAATTAGGGTCCGAAAACTCAAAAACACGAGAAGAAACCAGATAAAACACAGACCAGCATAAACTAAAGATTAGAAACGGAAATAGCCAATCTGACACAGAACCTCCTGCTTTTGTCACCACATCTGCATTGTGAGGGGTCTTGGTGATAGAAGCAACAGTTGCATTAGCTGGGAATAGCTTGGAAATACGTAGTTCAGTGATCTTCATTTGTTCCTTGGCCGAAAGCTCAAATTCAATGATTGGCCTGTTATGGTACCGTTGCTGCCCAATAAAAGTAATGAATGACAATTatgaaaaaatttataaaagagGACAAAAGCAGCCAATGAACACTAGGAGGTGTTATAGATTTGGGACTCGAAAGAAAGATCATCTCGTAATTTATGAtgtgaaaaaaaaactactatcAAATTatgaattgaaaatttgaaaataaaaaatcatacaaaatttaattatttttctatggAGACAAGGAAACACTTGGTGCAAAGCAAAATtgtttgataaagtaaaaatggATTCACATTACACAAAGTTTTACAATCTTCATGATCCAACTACATAAAGTAAAggaaaaattaaaagaagatGACATCTCTCACATTTCCCGCTATTATATGAATATGAGTTGTACAATACAGACCTAGAGAAAAGCTTTTGCATCAAACCAAATTTTAAACTAGATAAGATCTATCTTCTTACATGGACAATGATCTCAAAAGGTTAACGAGATATTTACCTTAATCTCAGCAAGTATCTCAGGGGTACTTCTTCCAGATGCAAATATGAGAAAGACAAAACCAAACTTTTGCCTGTAGCGAGCATTCCAATCATATAGCTCCTACAAAATACAGTCGGTCAAACATCTAAACGAAAGAAAAATGTTATTTAAGAGAACAATGTAGCCTTGGCAGGTTATAACTGAAGAAGGCATGCAGAGATACAATTTACATTTCTGCATAATCTGCATGTCTATGTTATCACATCCAGTTCATGTTTACTTACATCTCATTGATTCTCAGTTTGTAAATTTTCCACTTCACCAAATGTCATTAGGAATTATAAGAATGTttgaaacaaaagaaatatgAAAGGGCTTTTACTTCTAGTATAATACAAACAAAACGCCCAGAACTGCACAAACAGGCACTAAGAAAAAAGATCTCGGGAGTTGACCCAATAATCCTGGAAATGCCAAAGTATAGGGGAATATTTGTTCTGCGACCGTCCTGGGACAATATTGAGTACTAAAATAGTAGACTCGGGATTATAAGTTATAACTGAGGGGAAGTTGTTCAATTTGGTTtcaaaatcatccacaaatgATAACTTACAAAAACATAACACCACACCCGTTAAACTGTATATACCTGCAATGTAGCATCGGTAGCAGTTGCCAAGGCAGTCGATTGCTCTCCCTTGCTCCACCTGTTACAGAAACAACTTATCATTTCAAGGCTTATAATAAAACCATCTACTCCCAGAGATGAGAAGAACAAATCTCACCACATCGAACAAGTACAATCAGAAATTGGACGTATATAACCCCAATCTTTTTTGTTTTACTTCTTTCAAAACATAATAGttttctttataaaataaatacagaaGTTCAAACAGGGCTTAAACATCAAAAGAGACGTTAAACCAAAAAAGCCACTGTTTACTGAGAAGTGTATGAATTGGATTCTTTCTTAAGATACGTAAATTCCTCAATAAGATGATTTTTATATCTAAAGTACACTGTGCCACATAAATCATCAAAATTCTCTATCAAAGATTATCCTTTTTTTCTATTCTTTCCGCTATAAACATAGGATAACCACataaatcaaaaaataaataggGCAAAATTACATTTTGCAATCACAATGGTTTATCAAAAATCACGAACAAACACTAGGTAAATTAGGTATTAaaattggggggggggggggggggcaatTGAAGAGCTAGAAACTGAACTGAGCACTGGTTTGACTCTTGACGGTTTTGGAAGGGGTTTCTCCGATGGCAGGATGCGCAGCAAACGCTTCAAGCCATCCATTCACATCCACCTACAGAAGCACAAAATTGAGTCAATAGATGCGAGAAATGATATGTAGAGAGATCAGCGAGAGAGATGGATACTTTATTGAACCAGATATCTCTGGCAGCATCGACGGCTTGTTGATAATTGGAGAATGGAGCGGCGGAAGCCATTTCTTGTGCAAATTTGGCGCTCCCACAGCATGCCAGCCATTCCTTCTCACTAGGCGAATCCATTACTCCAAAATCCCTCAAACTTTGCCTCGCTGAGTTGAGTGTGGAAGTGTGAAGCGCGTAAAACTGAATCATCAAAACAGCATTGAAGATTCGACACATAAAGAGAGTGTGTGTATTACTGTGTGTCGAGTAGTATTCGtatgatttatttttgggtAATAAAACATTGTGATAAAGTCATACATATTTGAACCTACACCTAATATTTAGTATAAATCGTGCCACTTTGCATTGACCTTGAAAATTGAGtacatacattttttttatttttacaaaatgtaAAATAACATAACATATCtttgagaaaatgaaaaatgttagttagtactttttttctattttgctCTTAACCATCAAGGATgtatatctttttatttttttttattactttggATTGAACATTGTAATGGAGTAAGATTTAAGTTTTCAATTATGaagatataaatttaatttatgttttaattatgGAAATTACTTAAGTTTTATACTAAATGAtgttcttttgaattaattcgACACTTGTTTTGGAACTGTTTTTCAAAAACAAATGCTATAATCTAATCTATATTTCaattgatttgaaatttatatatTTCTACGTAAACAAAAATGAAGCTATATTTAATCAATTTATGGTATGATTTATATGAAATTCTTTATCGAATGAGCAAAATTTGACAATGTGCCAATTAGATCatctaaaaaacaaaattattaataagttttattatttttaatgcattaatAGAATCTGCCAGCCAATTCCCTCGAAACTACTGTACTGAACATTAGAGGAAAATTGATGTTTATTCTTTAGCCCTCTTAATTAAACGATGATGGAAATTTTTGTCACTTATCTAAATTTGGACTTTTATTTTACATGTCTATGGATTAAGTCCAGCAAATAATTTGGACAATAATGATTGTACTTTAATTGCTCAGGtaaaatattttgttatttttcatCTGAAATTTCAAATGTTGTTATCCCATCATCATTGCCGAATTCTTAGATGGAGAAAAGAATTGAATATGGATAGTAATAAAAAGTCTAGATGtctatgacaaaaaataaagtgagtaatgaaaaataattaaagattctAATTTTTTTAGGTATTTCTCCGTTGATATGTATAAGGATATATTTTAATTTCGACCTGGATAGGAGGGAAATCGAATCGAATCGAGTCGAATCAAATACCGTTACACTCAATCTTAGTTATTTTAATTAGCAAGCCGAACCTTATATTTTCTATCAAATACTTCGAGACTCCAAGCTTAATAAAGCCTATTATCGTCTATTCTGGTAATAAGGAGAAACATTTTAATGATGTATCTTCGAATTTCACGATGTAGGATAAGCACAATCATTAATAATTTACATTTATATAAGAGTGAATTATATAAATGGTCACTAAACTTTGTTGTTTGCATTTTAATTAGCGGTATGTGAAAAAAATTACGTACggaaagtttatgatttttgcaTTTTACACAATTTAGGTACTATGCATGTTTCCAACTTTTTTGGGACTATGATAATTGATACCCCCAAGCTATAGCTATGAACAACATTTTAATACATTTtcacattttaaataaatagcAATAAGTACCTCAAGATGTATACAGTGTTGCGAATGGCGACCGattcaacacacacacacacaatgctGAAGATAAATACGCGgtgatttacgtggttcgatctttctatctacgtccacgggcgaGGAAGAAGATGGCTTTATTGATGATGGTTTGAAGATTACAATAGCTATGAACACAACCCTATACCCCATACTTACTTCTAATCTCACTTTCTCTCCAAAGCTAATTAAGCAAGTGAAAATAAGAATCGATTCACGTCAGTTACTCCACACTCTGCGTGTGCAACATCTGATCTCTCCTTTATATATGAAGTGTACACGCTTTCTCCAACGGTGAGCAATCCCAGTTGCAACGGCCTCCCAACAGATTTGAACGTTGCCTCCAAATCCCAGCCGTCGATCTTCATGACACCTGATGTGCGGCTGTGATCCAAATCCCAGCCGTCGATCTTGATGACACCTGATGTGCGGCTGTGATGATGCGTGGTTACATTTCATCCCATAGTAAATAGGGTGAATAGTATTTTAGAGTATAATTTTTTGTCAGATTTTGGTCAAATCCATAAAATCTAAAACTGAAATGTTAAGCCGTggagttttaatttatttggaattgtctcataaattaaatttagaaGTGACGtgatagaataaaaaaatatgagtaattCATTAGAATTAATGCGTCATGAAGTGGAAATAAACCACTATAACGAAGCGCAACTCAATTAACAAGATGTTTCATCTATTAAGTGAATCGAGGGTTCGAGTTATTAGAGAAATAGATCATAAATCATTATTGATTTtcgttaaaaaaaatgaaatacaacactaactaaaataaatttgatGTATATATTATATTGAGGTAAAAGATAAAATAGTATATGCACAATTTTGATTTAAGtacttatatttatatttattacatATCTTTGGTACTTATATTACTTTAGAAtgtgaaaaatattaaaatatcttTTGGTTTAGAATACCATACGTAGCATAGGAAGTAGTCATATGAATGTGTGGATGAATTGAAGattaatgtcattttatagtatatgggtgttttgttttaatttaggAAGATAATAAGATAAGAGGGTCAATCCATATCTTATCTCCAAACACTTGTGGGATTTCTCAATTAAATCCATTCGCTTTAGGAAAATAACGAGATATTCACTCCATAGCATAGacttaaaaaatttaacatacttcatttcatttttttatattcctTATTTTATGATATTCACATATAACTAAAAACCCATATACTTTGTTTCTAGCCTGTCTATTTAACGAGATTCAAATTTATTAATACATTATATTTGTATATTGTTTCATTCttacatatactccctccgtcccgggctactcgtccatttccttttcggcacggagattaaggaatgagtgtatagaaaagtaaaaaatgacggctgtaggtgaaaatttttactaaaaatggaaagtgtgcaagtaacttgggacgccaaaaaaggaaataagtgcgagtagcttgggacggatggagtatttattattgCAAAACTTTTTTGTAATAAACTATTGGAAATTTTCTTCCAAATATATACATGTCATTCATACGCGGTATTATAAAGTTAcccaaaaaaaatgtaaatgttGTTCATATATATAACCGTTAGATGGTTTTCAAAATACAAGAAAtactatttaataaataaatatgcatgttcaggtttattttattgtaattatactttaaacaattaaatttGAAGAAGTGgtatttgaagaaaatataacGGAtagagtaaaaataaataaataaaaataattaaaatataggacTAACAGTAATGATATTGTCGAATAAATGATAATCGCTTCATCACGATATGATCACTTACCAAATTCCTTGcagaaataaattaataatattcaaAACCTATGTAAGAAATAAACTACCTATTGTGGAAGGATACAATATCAAGATTCAAGACCAAAGTCTTTTAATATGGGATGACGACTGACACTGATGTAGTCTACTGAAAGGACTACAATGAGATAATATTTCTTGTTGATTACATAAAAGACGAGATCTCAGAACTATTTTTCTAAGTTAATGTATATAATATTGAGCATCCTTAAATAATTTTCAGAGGACTAAAGGCTCATTTTAATCCTTAATatattgcgattttttgattttggtctaaaatattatcttttgaatgaTTCAATCcgtcacaaataaaaacgggtcacatttggcccattttggacggttctgacaaaaatttgacggaaaccCTAAACCCAAACCTCCCTCACCACCTCCGTCACGACGTCCGCCTTCCAtcatccctcagcctcacccaccgtcgtcaccgtctcatccctcagcctcaccccCTCCTTACATCATCTCCCTCACCACCTCCACCACGGTGTCCACCTTCCTCGCCTCGCTCAACTCAGCAATTAATCCCCCGTAGACGCCTTCTAGTGTTGCCGCAACCACGATTTGAGAGGAGGAGGTGGAACTGCTGCGGGGGGTGGCAGCCGTAGCGGAGGGTTCCTGGAtgacggcgacggcgaggggAAGGTGGTCGATGGAGGGGTCGAGGGTGAGGGAAAGGGAGAGGAGGCGAGACGGCGAATTGACCGATTTTCGAAAGAGTCAGAAATAGGTAATTGCAGGTGCCGCAATCGGGGGTGTATCCGATCGATTTAATCTCCTGCAAAATTAGCGACGACGACGCCTTCGGTGTTGCTGCAACCACAATTTGAGAGGGGGAGGTGGAACTGCGGCGGGGGGAGACAGCCGTAGCGGAGGGTGCCTGGACGACGACGAGGGCGAGGGGGAGGTGGTCGATGGAGGGGTCGAGGGTGAgggagagggggaggaggcGAGACGACGACTTGACGGTGAGCAGCAGCGGCAAAACACCGGGAGTCGGAAGTCGGCAtgtttccgtcaaatttttgaattttcgtCCAAATTTGGAATttccatcaattttttttacggaaccgtccaaaatagaccaaatgtgacccatttttatttgtgagagaccgaataattcaaaagataatgttttgaaccaaaataaaaaatcgcaatatgttaaggaccaaaatgaaCCTTTAATCTTTTCTGAGTATTACTTTGACTTATTAATAGGTGAAGTTTGTAACATGACTTAATGCTAACATCTTGGGTAATACTACCTTTGTTAGTGATGTGAGTCTCAATTCTTTCTGGTACGGGTTttaaaatgttaagaaaagttggTGTAAAAAAATTAGTGGTATATGAGTTTCACTTGTATATACTACTAGTTTCAAATGAACTGAAACTCTTGTTCGTAGacgatcaaaatgaaaaaaatagggCACCTGTTCATAGAGGGGAGTAATAATGATTGATTACatgtgctagtattgttatgaCATTAAATCGCATCGTGACTCTTGATCGAGGTCATGTTAATCATATCCCCTTGAGGTGTTTAAGAAGACTAAGGTTTTATTACACGTAAATACGAATCATTTGGAATTTGTTTCAGTACAATAAATAATTGTTTGGAACTATAAAATTcgtgataaaataaattatttaaaataaatcagCAACacgtttaattaattaatgaatattgGATATTGGATATTTAAAATAtgaggaaataattaataaaaaaagccTAAACTCCTTTGATCTCCAATCTGGCCTAATTATTTTATagataaagaaaaagataaaaagagggagaaatatttttgtgtgataatttcatttttatatttgaaaatcGATTGGCTCGGTGCATATAATGGATCCGGTTTTTGTTGATTCATTCGGTTGGAAATTCAGTGAAAGCTTATTGAAAACAGAGACGTATTAATATTGCATTTGCTGATTGTTATCCTCTTCATCAAACCACCTTGGGCAATACAATGGCTTCAACCAATGGAGAAACCGATCAGGTATGTGAAATCTCACCACATAGTTCTTCGATTTCTAAGTTTCTAATATTGTTCCTAATTTTTTGTTGCTTCTCCATGTCGCTGTATAACTACCTCCCTTTTCGGTATACAATCAAGAAATGGCCTTTTACTAGATTCGTTTGCTCCGATCAACTAAAAATTGTGTCTTGTGCTGAAATTTTTCCTGATTGCAGTCATAAGTGTAGTGGGTTTGTTTTGTCGTCTAGTTTCcacttaaatatttataaattatgttGAAATTGCAGGTTTTGGTGGAAGAGAGATCatgtgggaggatttttataTTGAACAGGCCTAAGCAGCTTAATGCACTTTCGGCTGTAATGGTATGTCTTATGTCGATCAATGGCTGCTCGGTTAAGTTGATGGGAGCTTGTGGGAGTGTTTTGACTGTAGTTGATACCTAACTATTTTAGATTTTGATTTAGTAATTGAAGATTGTTTCTTCAACTTTTGATTAGGGAATAGATTTTTTAGTAGTTACTAGTTTGAATAAGGGGGGACTGTGCAACGAATTCCAAGTGTTTCTGGATTTGGTTGTTTTAT
This genomic interval from Salvia splendens isolate huo1 chromosome 13, SspV2, whole genome shotgun sequence contains the following:
- the LOC121762384 gene encoding uric acid degradation bifunctional protein TTL-like isoform X1; its protein translation is MCRIFNAVLMIQFYALHTSTLNSARQSLRDFGVMDSPSEKEWLACCGSAKFAQEMASAAPFSNYQQAVDAARDIWFNKVDVNGWLEAFAAHPAIGETPSKTVKSQTSAQWSKGEQSTALATATDATLQELYDWNARYRQKFGFVFLIFASGRSTPEILAEIKQRYHNRPIIEFELSAKEQMKITELRISKLFPANATVASITKTPHNADVVTKAGDRISVIGGHLSTAKETPAAEPPRAFTRTRPPITTHILDIARGAPASGVDVRLEIWADKQSRPLFGKADSGLWKLEGVSSTDRDGRSGQLISMVDALSPGIYRISFDTGKYNPEGFFPYVGIVFEVKEYQKWEHFHVPLLLSPFSFSTYRGS
- the LOC121762384 gene encoding uric acid degradation bifunctional protein TTL-like isoform X2, with the translated sequence MCRIFNAVLMIQFYALHTSTLNSARQSLRDFGVMDSPSEKEWLACCGSAKFAQEMASAAPFSNYQQAVDAARDIWFNKVDVNGWLEAFAAHPAIGETPSKTVKSQTSAQWSKGEQSTALATATDATLQELYDWNARYRQKFGFVFLIFASGRSTPEILAEIKQRYHNRPIIEFELSAKEQMKITELRISKLFPANATVASITKTPHNADVVTKAGEDRISVIGGHLSTAKETPAAEPPRAFTRTRPPITTHILDIARGAPASGVDVRLEIWADKQSRPLFGKADSGLWKLEGVSSTDRDGRSGQLISMVDALSPGIYRISFDTGKYNPEGFFPYVGIVFEVKEYQKWEHFHVPLLLSPFSFSTYRGS